The sequence GGCACCGACCGCACCGCGCAGCCCCTCGATCACCCGGCGCACATCCTCCGCCGCACCCGCCGCCGGGCGCGGCCGCGGTGCGTACAGCACCTGCTCCACAGCGTCCGCCACCCGGTGCACCGCGGCACCGGCCGCCGCATCCAGCTCGCCGAGCCGGACGATCCGCTCGGCCGCACTGCGCGCCGTCAGCGACTCGTCCGGCGCGATGCCGTAGTCCCAGGCGCTGTCCGTCAGCTCCTGCCAGGCAGCCAGGGTGTGCGCCGCCGCACCCTCCTCGGTGCGGGCATGCGCCCCCAGCCGCACCGACCGTATCCGCGCCCGCCACAGCAGCGGCGACAGCGGAACGGCCAGCACCACGAGCGCGGCCAGCCCGATCAGCAGGGCCCACCACGGACCCGCGCCCCCGCCACCGCTGTGCGGGGCCGCCGCGGCGGACGCGGTGCCGCAGTCCTGAAGCCTGATCAGCTCGGGTGAGCAGCTCTCGCTGGGCGAGGCGGCCGCCGAGGGCGCCGCGGACGACTGGTGCGACGGCAGGCTCTGGTCCGGCAGCGAGGTGCCGGGTGTGTCCGGCACCGTGTACGACGGTGTGGTGCCCCGGGTCGGGGTCGGCTCGAAGCGGGTCCAGCCGACGCCTTCGAAGTACAGCTCGGGCCAGGCGTGCGCATCCTTCTGGTCCACCGAGACCGTGCCGTCGGCCTGCGGGGTGCCGGGCGCGAAGCCCACCGCGACCCGGGCCGGGATCCCGAGGGTGCGGGCCATCGCCGCCATGGCGAAGGAGAAGTGGACGCAGAAGCCCTGCTTCTTCTTCAGGAAGGCCGCGATGGCATTGGGGCCGCGGCCGACCTCCACCTGGGTGTCGTACTGGAAGCCGCCCGTGACGGCGAAGTAGTCCTGGAGCTTGACCGCTTCCTCGTAGTGGTTGTGCGTGCCCGCGGTGATCTGCCTGGCGGTCTGCGCCACCACCTTCGGCAGCGCGGACGGCACCTGGGTGTACTCGCGCTTCAGGGCCGCCGGGGGCTCCGGCGCGGAGGCGAGCTGCGCCGCGGTCGGCGCCACGTTCAGGCTGGTCACCTGATAGGTCTCACCACGGGTGTTCTGGCCGTGGTCGCCGACGAGGGTCATGCCGACCGGCTCGTAGCGCCAGCGGCCGGCGATCTTCACAGCGCTCGGTGGGTACGGCATCGGCAGCCAGTCCTGGGCGTACCAGTCCGCCGCCGTGATCGTCGTCGTCACCGCGCCGCGCTTGACGTCCGCGCCCAGGCCGATGGGCGTGGGGAACGTGTCTGGCACGCCGACGATGTGCCGCTGGGCCGGTTTCCAGGTGGTGCCGTCGAAGTCGTCGAGCGAGACGATCCGCAGGTACAGGTCCGAGGCGTCGTTCGTGCTGGTCCTCAGGGACAGCACCTGGCGGTCGTCGGTCGTGTTCAGGCTGTCGCGCAGCGACACCAGCGGGTTGACCGCGGAGATCGTGCCGCCGTCGCCGCCTCCCGCCCCCACTCCGGTGCCGGCCGCGTCCAGCAGGCCGCCGCTCATCGCAGGCAGGGCCAGCGGCACCAGCAGGGCCACCCCGAGCGCCACCGCGCCGATCCGGCGCCCGGTGCGCACCGGGGCCACCGCGCCGTCGTCCGGGGCTCCGGGGGGGCGGGGCCCGCCGCCGAAGACCCGGCCCCACTGCGCCAGCCGGTCCCGTCCCTCCGCGAGCAGCAGCATCAGATAACCGGCGGCCGCCACCAGGAACCACAGCCAGTCGGTCCCGCCGTCGGACAGCCCGGCCGCCACCGAGTACAGCGCGAGCAGCGGCAGCCCGGCGGGGGCCGCGCTGCGGAAGGTCACCGCGAGCATGTCCACGAACAGGCTGATCAGCAGGACGCCGCCGATCAGCATCAGCTTGATCCCGTCGGTGAGCGGCGCCGGTATCGCGTACTCGCTGACGTCGGTGGAGCCCTGCTGGAGCAGGTCGGTCAGGTACCGGAAGGTGCCCGGGCCGGGGATCATCCCGATGATCGCGTGCTGCCGCGCGAAGACCAGGGTCAGCAGGACCAGAGTGGCCAGCGCCTGCGCCGCGACGGTCAGCAGCCGACCGAGCGGCACCCGGCGGGCCGCCGCGCCCACCCCGGTCTGCACGGCCACCAGCGGGATCAGTTCCAGCAGCCAGGTCGGCTCGGCCACCAGCGGCAGCAGCGCGCAGGAGGCCATCAGCGTGGCCGCGGCGGCGAACAGCGCCAGTCGTGCCCGCCCGCTCATCCCGCCGCCTCCCCGCTCACGGCGGCCAGGCCCGAACGCTCCCGGTCCGCCTGCTGCCACAGTGCGTTCGGCGCGGCGCCGCGCGGCACGCTCAGCGCCGTCCAGCCCGCCTCCCGCAGCATGCGCAGTCGCTCGGTATGCCGGTCGCCGGGCCGCGGCACGTCGGTCGCCTCGCGCACCCAGGTGTCCGGGTCGAGCACGAAGGCGACGGCACCGCCGCTGCGCCGGCTCATCTTGGCGACCGTTGCTGCCTGTTCCTCGTCCAGATCGCCCAGGAAGGCCACCAGCAGCCCCTCGTTGCCGCCGCGCAGCATGTCGTACGCCCGGGACAGGCCCGTGCCGTCGGAGTGGTCGATCACCGCGAGGGTGTCCAT comes from Streptomyces sp. FXJ1.172 and encodes:
- a CDS encoding transglutaminase TgpA family protein — its product is MSGRARLALFAAAATLMASCALLPLVAEPTWLLELIPLVAVQTGVGAAARRVPLGRLLTVAAQALATLVLLTLVFARQHAIIGMIPGPGTFRYLTDLLQQGSTDVSEYAIPAPLTDGIKLMLIGGVLLISLFVDMLAVTFRSAAPAGLPLLALYSVAAGLSDGGTDWLWFLVAAAGYLMLLLAEGRDRLAQWGRVFGGGPRPPGAPDDGAVAPVRTGRRIGAVALGVALLVPLALPAMSGGLLDAAGTGVGAGGGDGGTISAVNPLVSLRDSLNTTDDRQVLSLRTSTNDASDLYLRIVSLDDFDGTTWKPAQRHIVGVPDTFPTPIGLGADVKRGAVTTTITAADWYAQDWLPMPYPPSAVKIAGRWRYEPVGMTLVGDHGQNTRGETYQVTSLNVAPTAAQLASAPEPPAALKREYTQVPSALPKVVAQTARQITAGTHNHYEEAVKLQDYFAVTGGFQYDTQVEVGRGPNAIAAFLKKKQGFCVHFSFAMAAMARTLGIPARVAVGFAPGTPQADGTVSVDQKDAHAWPELYFEGVGWTRFEPTPTRGTTPSYTVPDTPGTSLPDQSLPSHQSSAAPSAAASPSESCSPELIRLQDCGTASAAAAPHSGGGGAGPWWALLIGLAALVVLAVPLSPLLWRARIRSVRLGAHARTEEGAAAHTLAAWQELTDSAWDYGIAPDESLTARSAAERIVRLGELDAAAGAAVHRVADAVEQVLYAPRPRPAAGAAEDVRRVIEGLRGAVGAGARLRALFLPRSAVRVLWALSARWSVLRVRVSAARPSLRRPSEQRS